One Prunus dulcis unplaced genomic scaffold, ALMONDv2, whole genome shotgun sequence genomic window carries:
- the LOC117612821 gene encoding protein FREE1-like: protein MQHGDYTSAPYYQYPPLQNPNPNPIPNPTDPHQNPYASAPPFTTSDYSLYSQSYPPYSLNPDPAPPTAPSYTPPPISNPNLQTFNPTPQPPSFPPFETHAPYQPPPQQQSYHPPYDQNQSAPSYATLPPTIPAIPNHNSNPSSPYSSAYSGPFSQPPSSVPPVYENPYESSVKFEHGGVGGSYLDDRYGSYNRTRSDLGSDLYGKRYDSGRDEAYGDGVYAYQGDKVEPYGARGTAPKSSSSSLFDDYGRSISFPSGKNSSVSSGKIVRAVPKADTQEDAKSGVLKFRVKLLAESGGQSTMDVLCQIGLDGIRMLDPATSRTLRIYPLETVTRCEVTDSSTFAFWSKSSVDIEPRRIRLQSNSYTTNTLLDTVTAATVQLKEMGGRIKPTESLKPNEQSAERKKGLTDWMNIIKPGNEEKDHWVPDEAVTKCTACGTDFGAFIRKHHCRNCGDIFCDKCTHGRIALTADENAPQVRVCDRCLAEVTQRLSNAKEVSSKPAGLQSHEDLAKKLQEEMEKNRKESSGSKSDGSGRRMREVACPTCTVHLQVQVPSSGSETIECGVCQNPFLVSAH from the exons ATGCAACACGGAGATTACACCTCCGCTCCATATTACCAATACCCTCCGcttcaaaaccctaaccctaacccTATTCCTAACCCCACCGATCCCCACCAGAACCCCTACGCCTCTGCACCACCTTTTACCACCTCCGATTACTCGCTTTATTCCCAATCTTACCCTCCGTATTCTCTGAATCCCGATCCTGCCCCTCCCACCGCTCCTTCCTATACCCCTCCTCCAATCTCCAACCCTAATTTGCAAACCTTCAATCCCACACCTCAACCACCTTCTTTCCCTCCCTTTGAGACCCATGCGCCCTATCAACCGCCACCTCAGCAGCAATCGTATCATCCGCCATACGATCAGAATCAATCGGCTCCCAGTTATGCCACTTTGCCACCGACAATTCCCGCAATCCCTAACCATAATTCCAATCCCTCTTCTCCTTATTCGTCCGCTTACTCAGGCCCGTTTTCTCAACCTCCCTCCTCAGTCCCGCCTGTATATGAAAATCCCTACGAAAGTTCTGTGAAATTCGAGCACGGCGGTGTTGGGGGTTCCTATTTAGATGATAGGTACGGGAGCTACAACCGGACCCGATCAGATTTGGGATCGGATCTATATGGAAAGCGCTATGATTCAGGTCGCGATGAAGCGTACGGCGACGGTGTTTATGCTTACCAAGGTGACAAGGTGGAGCCATACGGGGCTCGTGGCACAGCACCCAAGTCTTCAAGCTCGTCTTTATTCGATGACTACGGCAGGTCGATCAGTTTCCCTTCTGGGAAGAACTCATCAGTGAGCTCCGGCAAGATCGTGCGGGCAGTACCGAAGGCCGATACTCAAGAAGACGCGAAGAGTGGGGTGCTTAAGTTCCGGGTCAAGCTGTTGGCTGAAAGTGGAGGACAGAGCACCATGGATGTTCTTTGTCAG ATTGGTTTGGATGGTATTCGTATGCTTGATCCTGCTACTAGTCGGACATTGAGAATATATCCCCTCGAGACCGTTACAAGATGTGAA GTAACTGATTCATCTACATTTGCATTTTGGTCAAAGAGCTCTGTCGATATTGAGCCAAGACGTATTAGATTGCAGTCAAATAGTTACACCACCAACACCCTTTTGGATACAGTGACTGCTGCGACTGTACAG CTTAAGGAAATGGGTGGAAGAATCAAGCCAACTGAATCTTTAAAGCCAAATGAACAGTctgcagagagaaagaaaggattAACTGATTGGATGAACATTATAAAACCGGGAAACGAGGAGAAAGATCATTGG gTCCCTGATGAAGCAGTTACAAAATGTACAGCATGTGGGACAGATTTTGGGGCATTTATCCGTAAG CATCACTGCCGGAACTGTGGAGATATTTTCTGTGACAAGTGTACCCATGGCAGAATTGCATTAACTGCTGATGAGAATGCTCCGCAGGTTCGAGTTTGTGACCGATGCTTG GCTGAAGTGACTCAGAGGCTGAGTAATGCTAAGGAAGTATCTAGTAAACCTGCAGGATTGCAGAGTCACGAGGATCTTGCCAAGAAGCTTCAG GAGGAGATGGAAAAGAATCGCAAGGAATCCTCAG GTTCAAAGTCTGATGGATCTGGAAGGCGGATGAGAGAGGTTGCCTGTCCTACATGCACGGTCCACTTGCAG GTTCAAGTTCCCAGCTCAGGTTCGGAGACCATCGAATGTGGGGTTTGCCAGAATCCATTTCTTGTGAGTGCTCATTGA